A stretch of DNA from Solea solea chromosome 20, fSolSol10.1, whole genome shotgun sequence:
GGAGGCAGCCAGAAAGACAGACTGGCGGGTGTTTTGTTACCTGTGCGATTCTCATTTAGAGGACAGTGGCTCCACGGCAGCGGATCTTGGAAGGAGTTAAAGAAGTACCAAAGCACCCAGGCCATGAGGGTGTTGTAGAAAATACACACCAGGAATGACACAACCATGGAGGCGATGCCTGCgtatgaaaatatttaaaacaaataatatgatacattttaaatcaccaaAAATATTGAATAGTGTGAGTTTTTCCTCattaatgttatgtttttttttgctcgtcACATAGGAGAATTTCTGGCAGAAAGGCTTTCCATCATGGAACAAATATGTTCGTTTTATAAATGTAAGTTCTTCTGCTGCCTAAATGTAACTTAACTCTGactaaaaaactgaaaataacgAGAAAGGGAAGGAAAGACAATCTAAACAAGTCAATATCAACATTTGTCGCTCCTCCTGGTACACAGTCCTGCTTCCTCCATTGCAAACCTCTATATATTCTGCATATTAAAGTTATTAAACAGTACAGTCTTGGGGTTTCTATTCGGCTATGCATAACTGACATAACTGTACCTGCATTTTGGCCAGTAGGTACAAATACGCATCATACTGCAATGGATGATGCATTTTAGTTCAAATTAATATTCTTGAAACAAATTACTCAAATGTTATCCTGCTAATCTGTTTAGTTGTTAGTAACAGAAGtgaagagtgagagaaaaaaccTTCTTCGTTTAGTTTTTACTAAGTTCACCTACCGACCCCACCCAGCAGTGGTGAGATGGTGTTCCAAGCACCAATGCTGCCCAGGTGGAGCCTTTGTCCTATTGCCATCTCCAGGTAGAGCAGGGGCAGCCCCTCAAACACTAAAGCGATGAGGTAGGGGATGAGGAATGCACCTGAAGATGATAAGTGAACATAAACAGCAGCTGAATTATCCAcatactttgttttttaaagatcatCAGTGGCAATTTAAGTTGGAGAACACTGCACTGCACAACATGATCACCAGGAAgtatttttgttctgttttccaGGTTCTTGAAAACATGAGTGGACCTGAATCAGGCAAGTACAAATTACATTACTCCTTACTACATGTGTAAATAGGCTAAGGCAAGAGTAGCCATAAAAATGTAGAAGACTAAATTATCTCACAAATTATAGTTGTATCGAGACTCATAATCTCGGTGTGTGAAGTTGATAGACTTGTGCACATTTCAGGGATCAGCTGAACTTTACTCTGACCCTGGTCCTTTACAATTCTGTGGCTTTAGAGCCAAAGATATCACAGTGACAGCTATAGAGAAGTAAATACTGGAATTTAAGataagtgggggaaaaaaagcttcctGATGCTCCCTGTAATTAAACACACAAAGATAAGGCCATGATCTGATACCACGCACAATGGTCCTTTTGTTAATAACTGGGGACTATTCGACAACATTTCGGATAAAACGCACAAGCTCTCTCACAGCAAATGCAGTCAAGTTGTGGAGTAATATGAAATGGGGAAAATTAAAAGTTAAGATAGTGTCTTACCTCCTCCATAGATTTGACAAAGGTAGGGAAAACGCCAAATATTTCCAAGTCCAACTGCAAAACCAATGCATGTCAACATGTACTGGACCTTGTTGTCCCACTGGGGTCTCTCCTCAGAGTCTTTTGCACCGCTCATTTTCAGCTGGTCGAAAGACTTGATACAACCAAGTTCTGCCCCAAGGATTCAGCTCTAGTAATCCCTGCATACACTTCAATCAGATAGTGTAGTTTTCATTTAGTGGAGAATTGCTGCTCTGATCTCAGATCTGTCAGGTCTTGAGTGGTTCACTTAAAGTGATGTCCAGCACCTTACTCTCGTCTTCTATCTGACCAGCTTCAGGGGGCTGTCCTTCACTGTCCAATCAGATTCAGCAGTGAGTCAGAGACTCTGgagtttattgttttttttttcttaagcgATCAGGCCAAAAACAAGAGACGGAGAAGCATCAGGCGGTGTGATTTAGTGTCTAAACTACCCCGTTTGTTTAAATGGTGTGCGTGTCCTCAAATTAAAAGGTAGAACTATTACGAGGATGTAATCACTGAAAAAATTGTTCATTGTGATGAAGTTGTGTCATCACCAACCTATTGAAGTATGTTGATTCAAACAAAAATGGCAGCGCTTCTTATTAAAACTCTAAATattaaaaagattattatttaaaaatcagCCATTTCACCAGCATGCTAACATAGTATTTATCTCAACAACTGTATAGTACtacaaatgacacacacaaatataacctccttggcagaTGTAAACACTGAAAACCAAATAAGTGTAGAAGAAATATATTGACATTAGATGGCTGACACCTAAGATGAATGAAAGACTGTGAGAAGTTGCTTGACTGTTCCAAACAGGTATTTTTATCTGATCAATCTAGAGATTATTTATAATTAGCCTCATAATGTTTTCGAGATCCCATTAATTAATCAGTAAGTCTACTTTGCAATAAAGTCATCCACAAACACTTGCTTAGTAATAAtactataaataacaaaacagaaaccTGCATTAATTATCGCAAATCAGAGCCTAGTTTATCACAGATAGTTTACTAATAATGGCAATCAAACCATTTAACTGATACAATATCGTCACAGACTAACTACTGTAGCTACTGTGGTGGAATATGACCCTGGATGTACAGTCAAGTACATACATGTTTggacacatgacacatttttggTATATTTGTCACCGTACACAACcacaaagttttaaaaataaacactttcagCTTTAATTCAAGCGGTTGAATTAGTGCATTAACCATTAAGGAAttccagtgatttttttttatgcctaGTCTTCCATTTTCAGTGGCTCAAAATGAATTGGATTGGCAGGCAGTTTCATGACCTGATGTGGCCTAATATGTCGTCATTCCTCCACACATTAAGCAGATAAAAGGTCTGGTGTTTGATAGCTGTTCAGTGGAATCCTTAATTAGAGGTAAAACGAGAGTAGGGCTAACCAGTTAATtgaaatttgatcaaaatccTAATATGGCCAGAGGTGCAATATTTCTCAAACCCTAAATGAGTGTCACATTACCGTCTTAGATGAAATATTGTGTTGACCTATGCACGTATTCTACAGActtcagaaaacatgtttctcacagatctacacaaatatcacacagtgatAGAAAAACCCCTTCACAATGTCCAGTCAGGTCAAAAGGTCTACACATTCACAAATGCCAATGCAGAGGTGACAAGGACTGCTAACACTTAATAACTAAAAAGCCAGATTACAATCCATATCAAATCTGATATATTAAATATCTGGCTTGTACCAGAATAATGGAGAGGTGTTTACGATCCAAAGCTTTCAAATCACAATCTACAAATCTACTGTAAATATCGATACCATTCTTGCCAGTGCGACTGGTATTGTGACTCAAACACAGGAAACTTTCATGactatattattttaaatcttaAAGCCATAATTATCTTGTAAGAACTTTGTATAtggcaacattttttaaaaacataggTCAAATGACACTGTACAGTAGTAAAATGCTTCCTAAATGAAGCAGAAACAAGGCTTTTGCAAACTTTTGGCTTAGAAAAGAGCGATGAACATCTGTAGTTTTGCATTCATATTGCTTCAAAGAGTTGTCTGTttctgccacctgctggtgtaAAAATGCTTCTTCAACGCCATGATACTGTGCAGTAATGAGTCAAAGCAAATCTACTCTTTATTTTATAGACGGGTgcaataaacaatatttttggGCCTATAGTAATGCAGAGTCAGTGTTAGATTAgatattttattgtcattgtaagaTTATACAACAACTGCAGGTGCACTGTCAGGATACAGACTCATACATTCATGTGTTCCAACTTACTTTCATTTAACCCCACAATCATTCCGTCACTGCCGACACATGCATTTTAAAGAGGTAATTTAGTAAAACAATTTCCATTTCACAATAATAATGCAGGTGCTGTAGTGTAATGTTGGCAGGTTTGGGAGTTTATTGCTCAGTGTGATGATGGCTCTGGGGTAAATACTGTTCAGGAtactgtgtggtgtgtgttttaatggatCCGTATGAGCAGTGTGCAGAACACTTGAGTCTTTAAACAATGGTATTGTTAttaatgattaacttttaatgagcATATGTAGCCACATATTGTACGAGGTGTGCTACTAGCCAGCGGCAACCGAGCTTCTGGAGCATCCATGCAGAGAGGTTCTATTTTGCTTCTGTCCCTGCCGGTGTGTTGTGGATGATTTTTATAATATGTTGTAAATATCTATATTATATTAGAGCCACACAACTGTTACCTTGCTGCAAAAAGACCCAGGTCTGTGATCCAGTCGGAACTAGAGCCTTTCTGTATGTTCTGAAACATTTTGTGGacacttctgtgtgttttcagtcatactccaacctgtttgtagCCTGTCTCACTCTGTTAGTGCAATATTGTTGTCTCCGTCTTTCTtagaatttaattaaaattaatcaCTTcctttctccgggttctccagcttcctttcacagtccaaaaacatgcaatatattGGGAATTatgtaaattggtcactctaaatttaTTGTAGGTGTggctgtgagagtgaatgtttgtttgtctctatgtggtcctgtgatggactggtcaactgtccagggtgtcccctgcctatcgccctatgtcagctgagattggcacatcaCCGCCCACGAAGcgatagaaaatggatggatggatggattacaCAGAAGGCTTGTGTGTTTCATTGTGATGATAAACTATTACATAAACACAGGAAGCAACTGTGAGTTGTCATGTGAGGTCAGGTCCTAATAGGTCCAGCATATGTATGGCCTCTCTATTGATTTGAAAAGCTAACAACCCTTGGTGATGACCATGGAGAGGTTTCCTAAGTGTCAATGCAGTAGGGGTTGTGTTCAGGGGGAACCGAGGACCTCTTGAGCCCATGACAGATCAGTTTGTAGATGGGCACCATAGGGATGGAAACCACAGGGACTACGCAGAGGAGGACGATTATGGCACAGACCCAGTCTGGGTATGGCTTCATTTCAGTTTGGGGGAATAATTCCTGTAGAAACggacaaaaagaaacatttaaaatgtttaacccAAGAAAATACCGTAATATATGCCAACACCTTATTCTGCTTACTTATTATTACTTACATAAGCTGGGTTCCATGCAGAATAGCTGAGGCGTTGCTGTACCTCCACAACCACATAGGCAATCATCACCAGTATTAGCAATAAAGGACTGATCACCATCCAGCATGCCCTCCAAAAGATGTTGGGCTTCTTCCCAGTCATGAACTGGATATCTTCACTGAAACTATCAAGAAATCAAAACATGGGGGTTCAAATTGTACTTGAATCTGACGACAGAAAACTACATTGGTTTGTTGaaatggaggaagaagaaatggGAAATACGTTTTCATTCCCCGAACATAAGAGGCTCCAATGAGCTCCATTGTTGCAATGATGAGTAGAGGTACGGAGCCCACATAGCTGTTAAAGACCTCGAGCCAGTAGTTCCCTGAACCCATTGTGAAGATGAGAGCCGTCAGGAAGGCAATCAAGCAGACAATGgctataaaagaaagaaagggaactTTTATGAAAACTAATTCAAAAGCGAcacaattttattattattatttttttatttttttttatttaaaaaacattttgtatAAGATCTAAATGTACCTGTAACAAGTTCTTTTGGGATGCACTTAGGCACCAGATTGAGGTCGTTGATGGGTGTGAGCACTCCCTCCAGGTTGCCAAACATGGTGGAGAGGCCCAAGCTGAAGAGCATAATGAAGAACAGTACGGCCCATACCTGCGAGCCTGGCATCTCTATCACTGCCTCGGTGAACACAATAAAAGCCAGGCCAGTACCTGAAACACTCTGTGGAGGAAGATTAAAAGAAACTAATGACGAAACAGAAACTGACTGTGTTTAACTGGCACATGATGTACTGTACTCTGGGAAAGAAAGGGGAGGAAAGAGTCGATCATAGCCAGGATTTAGGGGAAGACAAACATTAGAAAGAttagacatgtttttaaaattctaGTACCTGGTCAAGAAATTTTTTAAGGTCACAGTGCCTCAGGTGCAAACTGGCCACCTCAGTCTGGGTTAGATTTTTAAGCCAATGCTCATAGTTGTCCACTGTAATGTTCTGGTCTGATAAGTCAAAGTGATTGGTCAGAGCAAAGATGTTTCTGCAGAGGAGATACAAAAGTTCATTGGTACTTGGAAGCAAAGAAGATGTTTTGAATTTTTACTGATGTGCATACATACTCTTGTAGGCAGGCGTTAAAGACACTGTTGGCTTTAAATCCCAGAATAGAGAAGATTGGTATAGAGGCGTATAGAGATGTGGCGCTGTTTAGTAGTCCTACTATAAGTGTATCCCTCTCACAATTGTTTCTAAAAGACACAGAACACAATCAAAGGCAAGTTCAAGTGCATTATGTGTTTCACGGGACACGTGTGTAGGCTTAGTTCTTACTTCTCATCATTATAGCTGGCGAAAGCTATGAGACCTCCAAATgccacagaaagagagaagaagatcTGGGTGGCAGCATCTAGCCACACACGAGGGTTCTTCAGTATTTTCCACTGTAGTGAGCATAAAGATAACGCGTCAGATTGTTGCTTTTGTCGTAGAAGAAACAATCTTACATCAATTGTAGAAATTCACCAATCATTCACCACACTTACATCAGGAGATAAGAGGTACAGCAGTCCATCAGTAGCTCCAGGCAGAGTGAGGCCACGAATCAGGAAGGCAGTGAGCACCAGGTAAGGGAAGGTCGATGTCACATACACAGcctgtatattaaaaaaaacggtTATTTGATACAATGGACACTTTTTTAAATTCgtttctgtatgttttctcAGGGTAAACTGACCTTTCCCATGGACTTGATGCCTTTGATAAAACAGATGTAGACCACGCACCAGGCACTGGCCAGACACAGGACTATCCACCATTGCATAGAGCCGTTCGTCTCAATATTAGGCGTGATGTCCAGGGTCTTGCGGTACCAGAAATAATTCCCTGCAGTGCTCTTCTCACACTCCTCACTGTCACCTACACAGATACATGTACAGGTTGGAAAACATTAACAAAGGAAGATCTATATTTCTTAATAGGATAGAATTATTGGCTTTGGTTTTGTACCTGAATGTTGGCTGAATGTTATATATTTTCATATCAGTTTCTTGTCGTATGTTATAGTATCTGCTGCATAGCAAAACTTTCGCTAAAAGAATAgctcatcatttcattttatttggcgTATCCTTTTGTGCCATAGAACAATCTGATGCTGTCAACTTTGATAGTTTAGTAAGTTCAAGGTAAATCCAGACATcgacttaaaataaaacaaattaacttATTACACTGCAggttaacagtgtgtgtgacaATGAAGTCATCATGGGCAGGTGGAATGACAGACAGGTGGATCTTTGTTACCTGTGCTGTTGTCCCACAGTGGACAATGTCTCCACGGCAGCGGGTTTCGGAAGGAGTTAATGAAGTACCAGAGCACCCAGGCCATGATGGTGTTGTAGAAAACACATATCAGGAATGACACCACCATGGAGGCAATGCCTGCATATTGAAGTAATTTAATTAAAGCACAtacaacagcatgtgaaaataATATTGAATAGTTTTTAAGTC
This window harbors:
- the LOC131447141 gene encoding sodium-dependent neutral amino acid transporter B(0)AT3-like, translating into MKNISVEQERPKWDNKVQYLLTCIGFAVGFGNIWRFPYLCQIYGGGAFLIPYLIALVFEGLPLLYLELAIGQRLRKGSIGAWTAISPLLGGIGIASMVVSFLICVFYNTIMAWVLWYFINSFRNPLPWRHCPLWDNSTGDSEECEKSTAGNYFWYRKTLDITPNIETNGSMQWWIVLCLASAWCVVYICFIKGIKSMGKAVYVTSTFPYLVLTAFLIRGLTLPGATDGLLYLLSPDWKILKNPRVWLDAATQIFFSLSVAFGGLIAFASYNDEKNNCERDTLIVGLLNSATSLYASIPIFSILGFKANSVFNACLQENIFALTNHFDLSDQNITVDNYEHWLKNLTQTEVASLHLRHCDLKKFLDQSVSGTGLAFIVFTEAVIEMPGSQVWAVLFFIMLFSLGLSTMFGNLEGVLTPINDLNLVPKCIPKELVTAIVCLIAFLTALIFTMGSGNYWLEVFNSYVGSVPLLIIATMELIGASYVRGMKTFSEDIQFMTGKKPNIFWRACWMVISPLLLILVMIAYVVVEVQQRLSYSAWNPAYELFPQTEMKPYPDWVCAIIVLLCVVPVVSIPMVPIYKLICHGLKRSSVPPEHNPYCIDT